Part of the Paracoccus sp. MC1862 genome, TTTGCGCGACGACATGAACGCAACTGACCGATAGAGACAAACACACATGGCCAACACGCCCCAGTCCCAGAAACGCGCCCGCCAGACCGAGCGCCGCACTGCCATCAACAAAGCCCGCCGCTCGCGCATCCGCACCTATCTGCGGAAGGTCGAGGAAGCGATCGCTGGCGGCGATCCGCAGGTCGCGGCCGAGGCGCTGAAGGCAGCCCAGCCGGAACTGATGCGCGGCGTCACCAAGGGCGTCGTCCACAAGAACACCGCGGCGCGCAAGGTGTCGCGCCTGGC contains:
- the rpsT gene encoding 30S ribosomal protein S20; this encodes MANTPQSQKRARQTERRTAINKARRSRIRTYLRKVEEAIAGGDPQVAAEALKAAQPELMRGVTKGVVHKNTAARKVSRLAARVKALSAV